The following proteins are co-located in the Pyxidicoccus trucidator genome:
- a CDS encoding response regulator transcription factor yields the protein MTTATPPQNTRPSVLIVEDDAHLRIGLRDNLQDEGYVVSEAPSARDAEPLLREREFDLLILDVMLPGEDGYSFCRRLRTEGVKSMVMMLTARSLEDDILRGFEAGAQDYLTKPYRLRELLARVRALVRRAGTPPPQVMTFSGYSLDLGRRAVARPDGTDVEMTRTEFDLLAFLLRHKDRALPRGEILDAVWGRDVVVDPRTVDNFVSSLKKKLGWTSASGFTIHTIRGVGYRMEVSGP from the coding sequence ATGACGACCGCCACGCCGCCCCAGAACACCCGCCCCTCCGTCCTCATCGTCGAGGACGATGCCCACCTGCGCATCGGCCTGCGAGACAACCTGCAGGACGAAGGCTACGTGGTGTCCGAGGCGCCCTCCGCCCGCGACGCCGAGCCGCTGCTGCGCGAGCGCGAGTTCGACCTGCTCATCCTGGACGTCATGCTGCCGGGCGAGGACGGCTACAGCTTCTGCCGCCGGCTGCGGACCGAGGGCGTGAAGAGCATGGTGATGATGCTCACCGCGCGCTCGCTGGAGGACGACATCCTCCGGGGCTTCGAGGCGGGCGCGCAGGACTACCTCACCAAGCCCTACCGGCTGCGGGAGTTGCTGGCCCGGGTGCGCGCGCTGGTGCGGCGGGCCGGCACGCCGCCGCCCCAGGTGATGACCTTCAGCGGCTACTCCCTGGACCTGGGCCGGCGCGCGGTGGCGCGGCCGGACGGGACGGACGTGGAGATGACGCGCACGGAGTTCGACCTGCTCGCCTTCCTGCTGCGCCACAAGGACCGCGCGCTGCCCCGGGGAGAAATCCTGGACGCGGTGTGGGGCCGTGACGTGGTGGTGGACCCGCGCACGGTGGACAACTTCGTCTCCAGCCTGAAGAAGAAGCTGGGGTGGACGAGCGCCTCCGGGTTCACCATCCACACGATTCGCGGCGTGGGCTACCGGATGGAGGTCTCCGGGCCATGA
- a CDS encoding energy transducer TonB produces the protein MFRSVIERQRAGRLGTGVWVSIGVHVALFAAVLVISARPAELPPEPEKEYVLKLNPGPNLAKGSPAPAAPKQANSQPPRKPRNKDRAPTQVQPLPTEPPAPVEPTAPDTGNTDETAEPGEGVAGGHPDGDENSTAIGVPLIPGLTGGTGQGGTGTEVLQFGQGMTPPVLMGGTPIDYTPAARAARVEGTLIAKCVVTVEGRVRDCRLIKGLPHMDESVVDALESRRYRPVTYQGRAVSVSYVFTVRLSLPR, from the coding sequence ATGTTCAGGTCAGTCATCGAGCGGCAGAGGGCAGGACGTCTTGGCACGGGGGTGTGGGTGTCCATCGGGGTGCACGTGGCGCTGTTCGCCGCCGTGCTCGTCATCTCCGCGAGGCCCGCGGAGCTGCCGCCGGAGCCGGAGAAGGAATACGTCCTCAAGCTGAACCCGGGCCCCAACCTGGCGAAGGGCTCTCCGGCGCCCGCCGCGCCGAAGCAGGCCAACAGCCAGCCGCCCCGGAAGCCGCGCAACAAGGACCGCGCCCCCACCCAGGTCCAGCCGCTGCCGACGGAGCCCCCGGCACCCGTGGAGCCCACCGCCCCTGACACTGGCAACACCGACGAGACGGCGGAGCCGGGCGAGGGCGTCGCCGGTGGCCACCCGGATGGCGACGAGAACAGCACGGCCATCGGCGTGCCGCTCATCCCCGGCCTCACGGGAGGCACGGGCCAGGGCGGCACGGGCACCGAGGTGCTCCAGTTCGGCCAGGGCATGACGCCGCCGGTGCTGATGGGCGGCACCCCCATCGACTACACCCCCGCGGCCCGCGCGGCCCGCGTGGAAGGCACGCTCATCGCCAAGTGCGTCGTCACCGTGGAGGGCCGCGTGCGGGACTGCCGCCTCATCAAGGGCCTGCCGCACATGGACGAGTCGGTGGTGGACGCCCTGGAGAGCCGGCGCTACCGCCCGGTGACGTACCAGGGGCGGGCCGTGAGCGTGTCCTACGTCTTCACCGTCCGCCTCTCGTTGCCCCGGTAG
- a CDS encoding tetratricopeptide repeat protein has product MNRSLIAIGCALFLGCASTPKPAATKGTEATETPASASGPGQPEFLSPAEIVKRLEASKVSYRVEGKDSPPGGWAEPLWPQRVKVVEFPRVVVERGERVIREWPEHAGARKLLDEAEPHFQARRYDEAGKLYARATEVCPDCYMAWNFRGDAAYFAGDVPTALEHYRKASALNPDDHRSWFFQGNALAKLGRFDEALDAWAWCLVLSPRYPVIRQFFRNNSQLGLIIREDSIVPRGYAERAGEDISIQFDPNHDPAWFAFANCKALWLGEPSHRQEMTGSTEEHFSSVEELECLGSALVVHEGMKEQGKAEASDPTLDRLYAVAQDGMLLEAVLFEVGSRVHPQISLTLEDATRQRLKAYVLKHVLVPVGGITL; this is encoded by the coding sequence TTGAATCGCTCACTCATCGCCATCGGCTGTGCGCTCTTCCTGGGTTGTGCCTCCACGCCGAAGCCCGCGGCCACGAAGGGGACGGAAGCGACGGAGACGCCCGCCTCTGCCTCGGGGCCCGGGCAGCCGGAGTTCCTCTCCCCCGCGGAAATCGTGAAGCGCCTGGAGGCGTCGAAGGTCTCCTACCGCGTCGAGGGCAAGGACTCGCCGCCGGGAGGCTGGGCGGAGCCGCTGTGGCCCCAGCGCGTGAAGGTCGTGGAGTTCCCCCGCGTGGTGGTGGAGCGCGGCGAGCGCGTCATCCGCGAGTGGCCCGAGCACGCCGGAGCGCGGAAGCTGCTCGACGAGGCCGAGCCGCACTTCCAGGCCAGGCGCTATGACGAGGCGGGGAAGCTCTACGCGCGCGCCACCGAGGTCTGCCCTGACTGCTACATGGCCTGGAACTTCCGCGGGGACGCGGCCTACTTCGCTGGCGACGTGCCCACCGCGCTGGAGCACTACCGCAAGGCCAGCGCGCTCAACCCGGATGACCACCGCTCGTGGTTCTTCCAGGGCAATGCGCTCGCGAAGCTGGGGCGCTTCGACGAAGCGCTCGACGCCTGGGCGTGGTGCCTGGTGCTCAGCCCGCGCTACCCCGTCATCCGCCAGTTCTTCCGCAACAACTCGCAGCTGGGGCTCATCATCCGCGAGGACTCCATCGTCCCCCGTGGCTACGCGGAGCGGGCTGGCGAGGACATCTCCATCCAGTTCGACCCGAACCACGACCCGGCCTGGTTCGCCTTCGCCAACTGCAAGGCACTGTGGCTGGGAGAGCCGTCCCACCGCCAGGAGATGACCGGCTCCACGGAGGAGCACTTCTCCTCCGTGGAGGAGCTGGAGTGCCTGGGCTCCGCGCTCGTCGTCCACGAGGGCATGAAGGAGCAGGGAAAGGCGGAAGCGTCAGACCCCACCCTGGACCGCCTGTACGCCGTGGCCCAGGACGGCATGCTGCTGGAGGCGGTGCTCTTCGAGGTGGGCTCCCGCGTCCACCCGCAGATTTCCCTCACCCTGGAGGATGCCACCCGCCAGCGCCTCAAGGCCTACGTGCTCAAGCACGTGCTGGTTCCGGTGGGTGGCATCACCCTCTGA
- a CDS encoding zinc metalloprotease, with protein sequence MRMQWMKRGSTLALVVGGLMAGGCGGELEPLAPEVAEATAAWCATEVADTAELARVDAELAEHAVSAMRLPGSVRVPTYIHVIRKGTGTANGDVPDTVVRAQFEVLRSAFSGTPFALELTAITRTTNLTWYTMSPGSSAERTAKTALRRGGKESLNLYLANPGGGLLGWATFPWSYTSSPVNDGVVMLNSTVPGGTTAPFNEGDSAVHEVGHWLGLNHTNQGCSLDDGVADTPRASGSSFACTDGLDTCPADPGPDPIHNYMSYTDDRCMFEFTPGQSARMDSMALTYR encoded by the coding sequence ATGCGAATGCAGTGGATGAAGCGAGGCAGCACGCTGGCACTCGTCGTGGGGGGCCTGATGGCCGGAGGCTGTGGCGGTGAGCTGGAGCCCCTGGCACCAGAAGTCGCCGAGGCCACCGCCGCATGGTGTGCCACGGAGGTGGCGGACACCGCGGAGCTGGCACGGGTGGACGCGGAGCTGGCGGAGCACGCGGTGAGCGCGATGCGCCTGCCGGGCTCGGTGCGCGTGCCCACGTACATCCACGTCATCCGCAAGGGGACGGGGACGGCGAACGGGGACGTGCCGGACACGGTGGTGCGCGCGCAGTTCGAGGTGCTTCGCAGTGCGTTCAGCGGCACGCCCTTCGCCCTCGAGCTGACGGCCATCACCCGGACCACGAACCTCACCTGGTACACGATGTCCCCGGGCAGCTCGGCGGAGCGGACGGCGAAGACCGCGCTGCGCCGGGGCGGCAAGGAGTCGCTCAACCTGTACCTCGCGAATCCCGGAGGCGGGCTGCTCGGCTGGGCGACGTTCCCCTGGAGCTACACCTCCAGCCCGGTGAACGACGGCGTGGTGATGCTGAACTCGACGGTGCCGGGCGGCACGACGGCGCCCTTCAACGAAGGGGACAGCGCCGTGCACGAGGTGGGGCACTGGCTGGGCCTGAATCACACGAACCAGGGCTGCTCGTTGGATGACGGCGTGGCGGACACGCCGAGGGCCAGCGGCTCCTCCTTCGCCTGCACCGATGGACTGGACACGTGCCCGGCCGACCCCGGACCGGACCCCATCCACAACTACATGAGCTACACGGACGACCGCTGCATGTTCGAGTTCACGCCCGGCCAGTCCGCTCGCATGGACAGCATGGCGCTCACCTACCGCTGA
- a CDS encoding phytoene desaturase family protein yields MSSTWYDAVVVGAGFGGLATALELTRRGARVALCETLNYPGGCASTFRREGHAFEAGATLFSGFEPHQLFGRWIREHGMAVTVDWLDPVVELRTPELRLPVFRDKARFIESLCALPGAPVAGIRRLFALQAQVAEALWPLFDDPALLPPLDVKALLRHSGRVLRYAPLLRWMGRPLGAVLEHLGLAGFAPLRTYLDALCQITVQCSAAEAEAPFALAAMDYYWRGTGHVRGGIGKLAEAMARAVEARGGTVLLANRVKGVARVSGGWSVATRKGELLARHVVANLLPRGVTRLLGMPPEQLPGLGAMSERIEEGWGAAMLYLVVKAPEHGDGSAHHLELVKDTGAPFIEGNHLFMSISGAKDEGRAPEGHRTVTVSTHVPLKTLAGMSAEEQAPYMRCIQERMHQGLEQLAPEWMAGLTHTMTASPRTYQRFTQREGGAVGGVPRRAGLGNYRNLGPMQVMDGLWLVGDSVFPGQSTLATAVGGVRTAASIASRS; encoded by the coding sequence ATGTCGAGCACCTGGTACGACGCGGTGGTGGTAGGCGCGGGCTTCGGCGGGCTTGCCACGGCGCTGGAGCTGACGCGGCGAGGCGCTCGCGTGGCGCTGTGCGAGACGCTGAACTACCCCGGCGGCTGCGCCAGCACCTTCCGGCGAGAGGGCCATGCCTTCGAGGCCGGGGCCACGCTGTTCTCCGGCTTCGAGCCGCACCAGCTCTTCGGGCGGTGGATTCGCGAGCACGGCATGGCCGTGACGGTGGACTGGCTGGACCCGGTGGTGGAGCTGCGCACGCCGGAGCTGCGGCTGCCCGTGTTCCGGGACAAGGCCCGCTTCATCGAGTCGCTGTGCGCCCTGCCCGGTGCGCCCGTCGCCGGAATCCGGCGCCTGTTCGCGTTGCAGGCACAGGTGGCCGAGGCGCTGTGGCCGCTGTTCGATGACCCGGCGCTGCTACCGCCGCTGGATGTGAAGGCGCTGCTGCGCCACTCGGGACGGGTGCTCCGGTACGCCCCGCTGTTGCGGTGGATGGGGCGGCCCCTGGGCGCGGTGCTGGAGCACCTGGGGCTCGCCGGCTTCGCTCCGCTGCGCACGTACCTGGATGCGCTCTGTCAAATCACCGTGCAGTGCAGCGCGGCGGAGGCGGAGGCACCGTTCGCCCTGGCGGCCATGGACTACTACTGGCGTGGCACGGGGCATGTGCGGGGTGGCATCGGGAAGCTGGCGGAGGCGATGGCGAGAGCCGTGGAGGCGCGCGGCGGAACGGTGCTGCTGGCCAACCGGGTGAAGGGCGTTGCCCGGGTGTCCGGAGGCTGGAGCGTGGCGACGCGGAAGGGCGAGCTGCTGGCGCGGCACGTCGTGGCCAACCTGCTGCCGAGGGGCGTGACACGGCTGCTGGGAATGCCACCCGAACAGCTCCCCGGGCTGGGAGCGATGTCCGAGCGCATCGAGGAGGGCTGGGGCGCGGCGATGCTGTACCTCGTGGTGAAGGCGCCGGAGCACGGGGACGGCAGCGCGCACCACCTGGAGCTGGTGAAGGACACGGGCGCGCCCTTCATCGAAGGCAACCACCTGTTCATGTCCATCAGCGGCGCGAAGGACGAGGGCCGCGCGCCCGAGGGTCACCGCACGGTGACGGTGTCCACGCACGTGCCGCTGAAGACGCTGGCGGGCATGTCCGCGGAGGAACAGGCGCCGTACATGCGCTGCATCCAGGAGCGCATGCACCAGGGCCTGGAGCAGCTCGCGCCCGAGTGGATGGCGGGCCTCACGCACACGATGACGGCGTCACCGCGCACGTATCAGCGCTTCACGCAGCGGGAGGGCGGCGCGGTGGGCGGAGTGCCCCGGCGCGCGGGGCTGGGGAACTACCGGAACCTGGGCCCCATGCAGGTGATGGACGGGCTGTGGCTCGTGGGTGACTCGGTGTTCCCCGGGCAGAGCACGCTGGCCACGGCGGTGGGCGGCGTGCGCACGGCGGCAAGCATCGCCTCCCGGAGCTGA
- a CDS encoding RNA polymerase sigma factor: protein MTAKNNNPDSQYPAEERAEAGIASQQPALLIAGLYRRFGGGVYRRAMFLLKDADDARDVTQDTFVALVEQLAPMRSPRESASLLYQMATSLAIDRLRHRARWFGPEGKPEPEAHPVESSQEGGARRIEAAKDLSLLTRGECPRTLQVAVLHFVEGQTLTEVGEGLDLSRKTVHRLLERFVSRARKRSTRLVRGSPYDTAGQ from the coding sequence GTGACAGCCAAAAACAACAATCCAGACAGTCAATATCCAGCGGAGGAGCGCGCGGAGGCTGGCATTGCCAGTCAGCAGCCGGCGCTGCTCATCGCGGGGCTGTACCGGCGCTTCGGGGGGGGCGTCTACCGGCGGGCCATGTTCCTGCTGAAGGACGCCGACGACGCGCGCGACGTGACGCAGGACACCTTCGTCGCGCTGGTGGAGCAATTGGCGCCCATGCGCTCGCCCCGGGAGTCGGCGTCGCTGCTGTACCAGATGGCCACGAGCCTGGCCATCGACCGGCTGCGCCACCGGGCCCGCTGGTTCGGCCCCGAGGGAAAACCCGAGCCGGAGGCGCACCCGGTGGAGTCCTCGCAGGAGGGAGGCGCCAGGCGCATCGAGGCGGCGAAGGACCTCTCGCTGCTCACCCGCGGCGAGTGCCCGCGCACCCTCCAGGTGGCGGTGCTCCACTTCGTGGAGGGGCAGACGCTGACGGAAGTGGGGGAAGGGCTGGACCTGTCACGCAAGACGGTGCACCGGCTGCTGGAGCGCTTCGTGAGCCGGGCCCGCAAACGCAGCACACGGCTTGTAAGGGGAAGCCCTTACGACACGGCTGGGCAATGA
- a CDS encoding vWA domain-containing protein, with protein sequence MKRSLKQLLMCALAVPMISACGAEGDAGADTPSQPEPAPQAQPLVAEEPVKVMEVPSDGSRTQLVQAEESFGDPRAELAPGDKLGMILIDRSGSMGTVRTSTSNTRCVDAIRQARIELDKLFDEQGRTHVAVWSFHGATTTKHTKGYVSRATAHAAINSVETLGCTTENTPLADAMCWAIDNLSIQEAGQVTNLYIATDGYENSSNSTPCIKNATGVKLPSGDPLTSGTWQNAVYNQATTKLVKTSTSYWVSATDLEFAPSGQTDFTATATCSGVAACEDKLFSALAAVSGGEYRRAKDNNTAYPCSSSTSCPMPYTGTTGNKYTFSVSGTNNATVNTANQGIYLLAGETLTVGTCGVTGASATGDTSMRLFGLTGTEVAASDDGCGLLSKITYTAPATGTYQVRVGCFANNPCSGTAAYTISGAFNYSAANTSNATVNTTNRPVYLRPGQRIQVGTCTVPGSSGVGDTFLRLFGSTGTQVALNDQACGNLSYISYLVPTTGAGQSEVRAGCFSSLSCSGTVSYLLTDSSVP encoded by the coding sequence GTGAAGCGCTCGCTCAAGCAATTGCTGATGTGTGCCCTGGCCGTGCCGATGATTTCCGCCTGTGGCGCCGAAGGAGACGCCGGGGCGGACACCCCGTCCCAGCCGGAGCCGGCGCCCCAGGCCCAGCCCCTGGTGGCCGAGGAGCCCGTGAAGGTCATGGAGGTGCCCAGCGATGGGTCCCGCACCCAATTGGTCCAGGCGGAGGAGTCCTTCGGCGACCCCCGGGCGGAGCTGGCCCCGGGCGACAAGCTCGGCATGATTCTCATCGACCGCTCGGGCTCCATGGGGACGGTCCGCACCAGCACGAGCAACACCCGCTGCGTGGACGCCATCCGGCAGGCGCGCATCGAGCTGGACAAGCTCTTCGACGAGCAGGGGCGGACCCACGTCGCGGTGTGGAGCTTCCATGGCGCCACCACCACGAAGCACACCAAGGGCTACGTGAGCCGCGCCACCGCCCATGCGGCCATCAACTCCGTGGAGACCCTCGGCTGTACCACGGAGAACACGCCGCTGGCGGATGCCATGTGCTGGGCCATCGACAACCTGTCGATCCAGGAGGCGGGCCAGGTCACCAACCTGTACATCGCCACGGACGGCTATGAGAACTCGAGCAACTCGACCCCTTGCATCAAGAACGCGACGGGGGTCAAGCTGCCGTCGGGTGACCCCCTGACGTCGGGCACCTGGCAGAACGCGGTCTACAACCAGGCGACCACCAAGCTGGTGAAGACGAGCACCAGCTACTGGGTGTCCGCGACGGACCTGGAGTTCGCGCCCTCCGGCCAGACGGACTTCACCGCCACCGCCACGTGCAGCGGCGTCGCGGCCTGTGAGGACAAGCTCTTCTCCGCGCTGGCGGCCGTGTCGGGAGGCGAGTACCGCCGGGCCAAGGACAACAATACGGCCTATCCGTGTTCGAGCTCGACGAGTTGCCCCATGCCCTACACCGGAACGACGGGCAACAAGTACACCTTCAGCGTGAGCGGCACCAACAACGCCACCGTCAACACGGCGAACCAGGGCATCTACCTGCTCGCCGGGGAGACCCTCACGGTGGGCACCTGCGGCGTCACCGGCGCCTCGGCCACGGGTGACACCTCCATGCGCCTGTTCGGCCTGACGGGCACGGAGGTCGCCGCGAGCGACGACGGCTGCGGGCTCCTCTCCAAAATCACGTACACCGCGCCCGCGACGGGCACGTACCAGGTCCGCGTCGGCTGCTTCGCCAACAACCCCTGCAGCGGCACGGCGGCCTACACCATCAGCGGCGCGTTCAACTACTCGGCGGCGAACACCAGCAACGCCACCGTCAACACGACCAACCGCCCCGTCTATCTGCGCCCGGGTCAGCGCATCCAGGTCGGCACCTGCACCGTGCCCGGTTCCTCGGGCGTGGGTGACACCTTCCTGCGGCTCTTCGGCAGCACTGGCACGCAGGTGGCCCTGAATGACCAGGCCTGCGGCAACCTCTCGTATATCTCCTACCTCGTTCCGACCACCGGCGCCGGCCAGTCGGAGGTCCGCGCGGGTTGCTTCTCCAGCCTCTCGTGCTCGGGCACGGTGAGCTACCTGCTCACCGACTCCAGCGTCCCCTGA
- the eutB gene encoding ethanolamine ammonia-lyase subunit EutB, with translation MSVSLRDVLTGEDVFGYIHRVQGSFDGRLYQQILGAANAFKEGDAALGIAAADDVSRAQARALLSRTKLGAIHSHPPFEDRLHAFMLEALDGELMPRLAEWTLGQLKRFLLTAPEAEVHAILGGLGSDVIACVVKLMSDAELTAVGARIFHPLPGSKLGAKGYLGARLQPNSPTDHPDDIRWQVFNGWSFAVGDVVLGTNPVSSVPASVAAVESALHDILATFGLTEVMPHCVLSHIDVQAQVEAKQPGTTGIWFQSLGGNEASNRTFDVTIEKMVAHAARRTGKFGLYLETGQGADATNGHHHGCDMLIHESRKYGFARALKARVALAQLGAGRAPEPWVHVNDVAGFIGPEVFRTREQLVRCCLEDIVMGKLHGLMIGLDVCSTLHMDVSLDDLGWCLEQVAPAGPGYLMALPTRNDPMLSYLTTAFQDHVRLREKFGLKVDDRMWAFFQDLGVIDAQGGPTEHFGNPAWVYLQYRRRKGDTRPDAEVLAEAKREMAAVRERSVPLAVGHGERTYDLDPALERELHALYEDAKAGLWSELSEAAVARLPDVVPLRTCSEDRRDYILHPPSGERLDSASELAVRMLRLRQAGQWDAQLVISDGLDARSLMDEGHLLPFVTELRRELAAAGWRVAPEHLVVKYGRVRAGYQVGELLFGDTEESAPRALVHVIGERPGSGHHAFSAYLSAPSARAWGLQGRVDHDITRLIAGISDTSVRPEAAAREAVRILAELASSALHEPPTVGGSMEARGA, from the coding sequence ATGAGCGTGAGCCTCCGCGACGTCCTCACCGGCGAGGACGTTTTCGGCTACATCCACCGGGTCCAGGGTTCTTTCGACGGGCGCCTCTACCAGCAGATTCTGGGCGCGGCCAACGCCTTCAAGGAAGGCGACGCCGCCCTCGGCATCGCCGCGGCGGACGACGTCTCGCGTGCGCAGGCGCGCGCGCTGCTCTCCCGCACGAAGCTGGGCGCCATCCACTCGCACCCGCCGTTCGAGGACCGGCTGCACGCGTTCATGCTGGAGGCGCTGGACGGGGAGCTGATGCCCCGGCTGGCCGAGTGGACGCTGGGGCAGCTCAAGCGCTTCCTGCTCACCGCGCCCGAGGCGGAGGTCCACGCCATCCTCGGCGGGCTGGGCAGCGACGTCATCGCCTGTGTCGTGAAGCTGATGAGCGACGCGGAGCTGACGGCGGTGGGGGCTCGCATCTTCCACCCGTTGCCGGGGAGCAAGCTGGGCGCGAAGGGCTACCTGGGGGCGCGGCTGCAGCCCAACTCGCCCACGGACCACCCGGACGACATCCGCTGGCAGGTCTTCAACGGCTGGTCCTTCGCGGTGGGGGACGTGGTTCTGGGCACGAATCCGGTGTCCTCGGTGCCCGCGTCGGTGGCGGCGGTGGAGTCGGCGCTGCACGACATCCTCGCCACCTTCGGGCTCACGGAGGTGATGCCCCACTGCGTGCTCTCGCACATCGACGTGCAGGCGCAGGTGGAGGCGAAGCAGCCAGGCACCACGGGCATCTGGTTCCAGAGCCTCGGGGGTAACGAGGCCTCCAACCGCACCTTCGACGTGACGATTGAGAAGATGGTCGCGCATGCGGCCCGCCGCACCGGGAAGTTCGGGCTCTACCTCGAGACGGGGCAGGGCGCGGACGCGACGAACGGGCACCACCACGGCTGCGACATGCTCATCCACGAGTCGCGCAAGTACGGCTTCGCGCGGGCGCTGAAGGCGCGCGTGGCGCTGGCGCAGCTCGGGGCGGGGCGGGCGCCGGAGCCGTGGGTGCACGTGAATGACGTGGCGGGCTTCATCGGGCCGGAGGTGTTCCGCACCCGCGAGCAGCTTGTGCGCTGCTGCCTGGAAGACATTGTCATGGGCAAGCTGCACGGGCTGATGATTGGCCTGGACGTCTGCTCCACGCTGCACATGGACGTGTCGCTGGATGACCTGGGCTGGTGCCTGGAGCAGGTGGCCCCGGCGGGCCCCGGCTACCTCATGGCGCTGCCCACGCGGAACGACCCGATGCTCAGCTACCTGACGACGGCGTTCCAGGACCACGTCCGGCTGCGGGAGAAGTTCGGCCTCAAGGTGGATGACCGGATGTGGGCCTTCTTCCAGGACCTGGGCGTCATCGACGCGCAGGGCGGGCCTACGGAGCACTTCGGGAATCCGGCGTGGGTGTACCTCCAGTACCGGCGGCGCAAGGGGGACACGCGCCCGGACGCGGAGGTGCTCGCGGAGGCGAAGCGGGAGATGGCCGCGGTGCGCGAGCGCAGCGTGCCGCTGGCGGTGGGGCACGGGGAGCGGACGTACGATTTGGACCCGGCGCTGGAGCGGGAGCTCCACGCGCTGTACGAGGACGCGAAGGCGGGCCTCTGGTCCGAGCTGTCCGAGGCGGCGGTGGCGCGGCTTCCGGACGTGGTGCCGCTGCGGACGTGCTCGGAGGACCGGCGCGACTACATCCTGCACCCGCCGTCGGGGGAGCGGCTGGATTCAGCGTCCGAGCTGGCGGTGCGGATGCTGCGGCTGCGGCAGGCCGGGCAGTGGGACGCGCAGCTTGTCATCTCGGACGGGCTGGACGCGCGCTCGCTGATGGACGAGGGGCACCTGCTGCCGTTCGTCACCGAGCTGCGGCGGGAGCTGGCGGCGGCGGGCTGGCGCGTGGCGCCCGAGCACCTGGTGGTGAAGTACGGCCGCGTGCGCGCGGGGTACCAGGTGGGGGAGCTGCTCTTCGGAGACACGGAGGAGTCTGCGCCGCGAGCGCTGGTGCACGTCATCGGCGAGCGGCCGGGCTCCGGGCACCATGCCTTCTCCGCGTACCTCAGCGCGCCCTCGGCGCGAGCGTGGGGACTGCAGGGCAGGGTGGACCACGACATTACCCGGCTGATTGCCGGCATCTCCGACACGAGCGTGCGGCCGGAGGCGGCGGCGCGCGAGGCGGTGCGCATCCTCGCGGAGCTGGCTTCTTCCGCGCTCCATGAGCCGCCCACGGTGGGTGGTTCCATGGAGGCTCGGGGCGCGTAG